Proteins encoded within one genomic window of Ranitomeya variabilis isolate aRanVar5 chromosome 4, aRanVar5.hap1, whole genome shotgun sequence:
- the LOC143766145 gene encoding oocyte zinc finger protein XlCOF7.1-like, which yields MDRDTDKMAEKILHLTLEILFRLTGEDYTVVKKTSSAHCQAPVSERWGRPLSPITRTPPHALKHENINDQKILELTYKMIELLTGEVPMRCQDVTIYLSMEEWEYLEEHKDLYKDVMMEGPQPLTSPDLSNKRTTPERCPRPLLLDCKQENFNVPQDHQGNDLSHINTTETYVRDDELCKEEIPSDNSPGDCVGSSEGHEKSSDFKIDDHGLTQDIYKAHAIHQSLQTAPCSNNVTFVPFPKVLSSNSSQQRKHLVREVELSSHTERNQFSFSECGQYYTQRSTLDHQNSCRQKKSYLCSKCGKCFNEKSELTAHQRSHRGERPYSCSECGKCFKYKTNLNVHQRTHTGVKPFSCSECGIRFNHKSSLVKHEIIHTGKKPYSCAECGKCFNRKSSLTVHQRTHTGEKPFSCSECGVCFIQKSSLVIHERTHTGEKPFRCSHCGKWFTNKTNVTAHQNNHTGKHAIVFSESEKGSNTEIGLRMEA from the exons atggatagggacacggacaagatggcggagaagatattacacctcaccctagagatcctcttccggcttacaggagag gattacacagtagtgaagaagacctctagtgcgcACTGTCAGGCTCCTGTGTCTGagagatggggaagacccctgagcccaatcacgaggACTCCACCTCACGCCCTGAAACATgagaacatcaatgaccagaagatcctagaactgacctacaagatgattgagctgctgactggagag gttcctatgaggtgtcaggatgtcaccatctatttatccatggaggagtgggagtatttagaagaacacaaagACCTGTACAAAGACGTCATGATGGAGGGTCCCCAGccactcacatcaccag ATCTGTCcaataagaggacaacaccagagagatgtccccgtcctcttctactggactgtaaacaagaaaatttcaatgttcctcaggatcatcag GGTAACGATCtgtcccatattaatactacagagacatatgtgagagaTGATGAgttgtgtaaagaggagattccttcaGATAAtagcccag gTGACTGTGTTGGAAGCTCAGAGGGACATGAGAAATCATCAGATTTTAAAATAGATGACCATGGGCTCACACAAGATATATATAAAGCGCATGCTATTCACCAATCTCTACAGACAGCTCCGTGCAGCAACAATGTAACATTTGTTCCTTTTCCAAAGGTCCTTTCCTCTAATTCATCACAGCAAAGAAAACATCTCGTAAGAGAAGTTGAATTATCATCTCATACAGAaagaaatcaattttcattttcagaatgtggCCAATATTACACGCAAAGATCAACTCTTGATCATCAAAATTCCTGCAGGCAAAAGAAGTCATATttatgttcaaaatgtgggaaatgttttaacgagaaatcagaACTTActgcacatcagagaagtcacagagGCGAGagaccatattcatgttcagaatgtgggaaatgttttaaatacaAAACAAATCTTAATgtgcatcagagaactcacacaggggtgaagccattttcatgctcagaatgtggtatacgttttaaccacaaatcaagtcttgttaaacatgagattattcacacagggaagaaaccatattcatgtgctgagtgtgggaaatgttttaacaggaaatcaTCTCTTACtgtacatcaaagaactcacacaggagagaagccattttcatgttcagaatgtggggtatgttttatccagaaatcaagtcttgttatacatgagagaactcacacaggagagaagccatttagaTGTTCACATTGTGGGAAATGGTTTACAAACAAAACAAATGTTACTGCACATCAAAATAATCACACAGGAAAGCATGCAATTGTGTTTTCAGAAAgcgaaaaaggcagcaacactgaaATTGGCCTGAGGATGGAAGCATGA